A segment of the Agarivorans albus genome:
AAGTCGCCATTATCCCGATAAGCCGGAGCATATTCGTGTAGCGACGAGCCGCGTTCAGCGTCCAGCTTTGCTGCAGGCAATATTAAACTGTAACTATCATTACAAGTTGTACCCACTAGGCAGTGCCAGTTTAAAAAGTTGCATGGTGGCAGAAGGTGCAGCGGATTGTTATATACGGGTAGGGCCAACCGGCGAGTGGGATACTGGTGCTCCGCAGGTTATTTTGCAAGAAGCAGGCGGTACCTTGTTAGATTTGCATCTACGCGAGCTAAGCTACAACCAAAGAGAATCTTTAGAAAACCCTAACTTTATCTCTTTGGGTGATCCACAATTACCGTGGCGCGACATATTAAAAAATCCCAGTTAGTGGGCACAAAGCTAAACTAGCAAGCCTTGGCCGCTTTAAACTCGTTTAGCTAACAACTCGGACACATCTGGCTAATATTCGTTTTTACAATGGTTTAACCTCAAGGTAATAGCGGGTATAATTTTGCCAATAATGACAAGGATGCCTAATACTGCGGTCAGTAGGCACGATGAGGAGAGATAAGGGTGAAGCTTTTGAACTGGAAAACACTGGTACTATCTATTTGCTTAACAATTGTGCCGAATGCTTTTGCGGCTGATATGTCTGATGAGGCGATTGCCGAGCGTATTAAGCCAGTGGGTGAAGTTTATCTAGATGGCGAGTTAGAAGTTGCCAAAGCACCTGCTGCTTCAAGCGGTCCTCGTGCTGGCGACGCGGTTTATAATACTTTCTGTACTGCTTGTCACAGTACTGGCGCTGCGGGCGCACCGAAGAAAGGCGACAGCGCAGCTTGGGCACCACGTATTGCCCAAGGTGATCAAACTATGTTCGACCATGCTTGGAAGGGCTTTAACGCAATGCCAGCAAAAGGTACTTGTGGCGACTGTAGTGAAGATGAAATTAAAGCGGCTATTGCTTACATGATTGAGTAAGCGAACGCTTAAATCAAAAAACACCACGCATTGCGTGGTGTTTTTGTTTGTACTGCAAAATGATAGCCGCTTAAGTGCTTAACTGTTTTTTCGGCGGCGTTGTCGCTTCTTAACTTTTTGTAACTCTTCCACCATCTTTTTACGCTCTTCTTTTTCTGCCACAATTTTAGCGGTTTCTACTTTCTCTACCGCAACCATTTCAGGCGTTTCTAGGGTGATACGACCAATGGTGGCATCGCGTAATTCATTAAGAATAATGGTGGCTGCTTTAACATAATCAACCTGTCCGCCGCGCACTAAACAGCCTCGTTTACGACCAATCTCTTCCATCAATACAACTTCAGATTCTGGTAATTCTTCGAGTTTATAACGTGCCTTAAGCTGCTCTGGGTAGGCTTGTAACAAGTACTCACAGGCGAAGGCGGCAACATCATCGTATTCCATAGCGGTGTCTTTAACTGCACCGGTGGCTGCTAAGCGGTAACCGCTGGCTACGTTATCGAACTTTGGCCACAAAATACCCGGTGTATCCGAGAGGATAATATTGCCATCTAAGCGGATCCGCTGTTGCGCCTTAGTTACAGCTGGCTCGTTGCCGGTTTTGGCTATTTGGCGGCCGGCTAAGGCATTAATTAAGGTAGACTTACCAACGTTAGGAATACCACATATCATGGTGTGAATAGGTTTATCTACGCCGCCTTTGTTAGGCAACATGCTTCGGCACAGCTTAAGTAAGTCTTGGGTTTGATTACCTTGAATGGTGCATAGAGGGATCGCTTTTACACCTTGCTCTTGTTCAAAGTATTCTTGCCAAAGGGCAGTAGTTTTGGGGTCGGCTAAGTCGCTTTTATTCAGAACCTTTATACAAGGCTTGTCGCCACGCAGGCTAGCTACCATTGGGTTTTCGCTGCTGTAGGGAATACGCGCATCCAATACTTCGATGATTAAATCGATTTTAGGCATCACTTCTTTAATTTGTTTTTGGGCCTTGTGCATATGCCCTGGATACCATTGAATAGCCATTTTATCCCACCTCAACTGCGTAATTGGCGCTCATTGTACTTGCTAAATTGTTAAAGTGTAGCGCTTTGTGATCGAACTATTAGTTCATATCGCTCTATTTAAGTACATTTATTAAGCAGATAGAAAAATCTTTCAGTATTCTTTGCAACTAGCTGCTATGGTTTTAGCATCGATTAATTCAACTGCTGGTTTGTTATCGCTAGCAGTGTAAAAGGACAATCTTAGGGAAGAGATAATGTCTAGCAGTGAACTACCTAGTGATATTGATTTGGAACCTCAGCAGCCGGTGGAGCAGCACACATCTGCCAATCATCGTTCCGGCATCAGCTTACAAGCCCGCTATGAGCATCATAAAGCTCGTCATAAGCATTATAAAAAAGGCTACAAACACCTTCGGCGCTATCGTTGGATTAGCCTTGGTTTAGGCATTGTGAGTTTTAGTGCGGTATTCTCTTTGATGGCAGTGTTACCCACTTACAATGAAGTAAAAAATGATTATGACGATAGCTTGGCCGAGCTCAAAATCATTGAAGATCAAAACCGTCAGCTCAAGGAAGCCTTGTTGATAGAGCGCCGCAACAACTTTGATCTGAATAAAGAGAATCACCCAGAGCTACGAATTTTCGCCTTTAATACGCTAATCGCTACTGACCAAAGCAATATACGCTCAGCTTTTTTTGAAGCCTCTGACGATATGGGTAAAAAAGTGGCAATTAGTTATCAGTTATTGGCCGAAGGCCCCCTTGAGCAGGCTTTAGCACTAGTGCTTATTGATCAAACTGGTCAGCAAGTTTTCCAACATACTATTGATTTTGGGGAAGTGCCTCCGAAGCAAGGTGAGTCTTTAACTGTGGAAAGCACTATCAATCTAGATAAAAATCTAGATGTTCGTTACTTTAGAATTGTTGAACTGACTGAAGAATAGACCATTAGCTGGCCGAGTTAATAAGAGGAGCTTAATGCTCCTTTTTTGTTGCCTATTAAGCGCTATACTGCCAGAAAATCGATTAACTTTGCTGTGAGGGCAAGTATGTATATCAGCGATAAATTTGATAGTGGCAATATTCGAGTTGTAGAACTCAATGATCCTCAAAATATTCAACTAGAGATAAAGCACGATAATCAATCGGAGTTTTTCCAATGGTTTCACTTTCGTTTTGAAGGGCCGTTGGAGAAACAATATCGTTTTTCTCTGCTCAACGCGGGCCAATCTGCCTACGCTAAAGGCTGGCAAGGTTATCAAGTTGTCGCCTCTTACGACCGTGAAGAGTGGTTTAGAATTGATACCGACTTTGATGGCGAGCAATTACACTTCTCTTTGCTATTGGAGCAGCCTAGCGTTTATTTTGCCTACTTCGCGCCTTACAGTTATGAGCGCCATCAGGATTTACTGCATACCATGCAGCAGGATTATCGGGTAAACCTCACAACCTTAGGGCAAACCTTAGATGGCCGAGATATGAGTTTGCTTAGTGTAGGCGATGCTGAGAACGCTAAACATAAAGTTTGGGTGATTGCCCGTCAGCACCCGGGTGAAACCATGGCCGAATGGTTTGTTGAAGGCTTGTTAGGCAATTTGCTGGACCAAGACAATCCCCTAGCAATGAAGCTGTTAGAAGACACCGTGTTTTATGTGGTGCCTAATATGAACCCCGATGGTTCGGTTCGTGGGAATTTAAGAACCAACGCTGTGGGGGCTAACCTAAACCGAGAATGGCAGAATCCTACTATGGAGCGCAGCCCCGAAGTGTTTCTAGTGAGAGAGAAAATGCTCGAGCTAGGTGGAGACTTGTTTTTAGATATTCATGGCGATGAAGATTTACCCTATAACTTTGTAGCGGGATGTGAAGGTATTCCTTCTTACAATGAGCGCCACAAACTGCTCGAAGACACCTTTAAAGAGGCGTTTATGGCAATATCTCCTGATTTTCAAGATACCCATGGTTATGCCAAAGACGAGCCTGGACAGGCTAACTTAACCATTGCGGCGGCATGGTTAGGCGAACAGTTTAAAACCCTGTCTTACACCATCGAAATGCCTTTTAAAGACAATGCCGACATGCCCGACGAAGCCTTTGGCTGGTCGCCGGAGCGCGCAATGCAGCTAGGTTGCGATGTATTATTCCCAATAAAGCAAACCCTAGCCAAACTTTAAATAGACTATGAGCACCTGGCTAGTAGCTGGGTGCTTGTCGGCTTTTTTTACACTGTTCACTTGCGATAAATCATCACGCCAATCATCTTTTCTCGGCTTTGTTCATTGATAGGCCATCAAATTGTGAGCAAGCTCACTATGCATCTATCTAATGTTTGTCAAATATCTATACAAATATAACTGTTTGATTTGTAAATAAATAATGACGTTGAATCTAACTTCATGAAAAGTATGCAGTTCCTTTCGTGGGAGCAATTTATGCATGCAAAGCTCTTGTAACAGAACATCTAACAAACCGCATGGAGTGCTAAATGAGAATAATAAAAGCAAGCATGGTTAGTATTGGCTTCGGTCTTTTGCTTTTAACGCAAACGGCTACAGCTACAGTGATGTATGACCAAAATGTAACTAACGATGTGATATTTGGAAGTGGTAATGCTAACGGTGCTTTTACCGTTGATCGACAAAATGGCATCGAGTTGGGCTTAAGAGCAAAGCTACGTTTTGACGAGTTTAATAACCCGCAGAATATCTTTAATAGCAACGGTGATGGTACTTACCAATTCGACAACATTGCACCTCCTACAGGCTTTGGTTTTGCACCGGGTTCTCTGGCTACCGCCATTTGGAATTTTGAATGGTCGATAAACAGCAACTTTGATGGTAGCGGTGGGACCTTAGATAGCCTTTCATATTTGTTAGAAATTGATTTTGACCCTAGCGCGGCCACTAACTTTATTGGTTTCGATCCGGTCAATGTATCGAACTCTGACAACGCTTTAGGCGATAACAGCACTGGCAATGGTGGAGGTTTGGTAGACCCAACTAATTACGCTAGTTTGCTCAGTGTGTATAACTTGGCGCAAAACTCATGGAACATGGAGTTTGCCCCTATCGATTTTGTTTCTACAGAAGTAGGTATATTTGATTTTGCATTAACCGCTTTTGGACCGCAGGATGAAGTGTTGGCACGTACCTCTATTCAGGTAATTAATGCCACAGTTGCAGAGCCGCAAACCTTGCTTATTATGTTGTTGTCATTAGCGGGTTTAGCGTGGATTAGACGTAAAACAAGCTAGTAAACATCAAAATAAAAAGGAGCTCAATAGAGCTCCTTTTTATTGCCTGTTTGGCTAATTTCTTAGCTAAGAAAGCTAATATAAGTTTGTAGCACTATCAGGTTCACAATGTCGATGAAGAAGGCTCCAACAATGGGTACCACCATAAATGCTGGTGGTGAAGGGCCATTGCGAGACACTAGCGCACTCATATTCATCACCGCCGTGGGGGTAGCTCCTAAGCCAAAGCCACAATGCCCGCCAGCGATTACTGCAGAGTCATAACCTCCTCCCATAAAGCGGTAGCTAACATAGCTAGCAAACAGGGCGATCATAATGGTTTGGCAGAGCAAGATAATGAGTAGTGGTAAGGCTAAATCAAAAATCTCCCAGAGTCTTAAGCTCATTAAAGCCATCGACAAAAACAGCGATAAAGAGAGTGTGCCAAGTAAGTCGACACATTCGTGGTTAATTTCATAGCGGCCACTAAACTCGCTGGCGTTGGCTATCAGTACCCCAAAAAACAAAGCGTATACAAAATCAGGCATTTTCAGCCAAGAGAGGGCAAGTTCGGTTTCCAAACCTTTGGCTATCTTGGCCATTACCACGCAAACCAGTAACAAAAATAGCACTTCGATCACTGATGTTGGGGTAACTAAATCTTCTTCTTTGCGGCTATAAGTGACTAAATCCGGGTGGGTTTTGTGGTGGCTTTTTCCCTTGGAGAAGGGTGACTCTAGGTTCTTTTTGTTAATTAGCCGTTGGCCAACAGGGCCACCGATAATTCCGCCCATCACTAATCCAAATGTGGCGGCGGCCATGGCAAACTCTAAGGTTTGAATATTGTATTCATCGGCAAAGATCTGGGACCAAGCTGCGCCTGTTCCGTGCCCGCCAGAGAGCGTAATGGAACCGGCGAACAAACCCATCATAGGCTCTAAACCAAGCAAAGTAGCTAGTACTACACCCAAGCCGTTTTGTAGCACGATATACAGTGAAGCAATAGCGAGGAAAACAAAGACTTTCCTGCCGCCTTTAATCAGTAATTTGTAGTTGGCAGCAAGGCCAATGGTTGCGAAGAACATTAGCATTAGGGTGTCTTGCAAGGGCAGCGCAAAACTAAGCTCAATACCGCGCATTTTAAGTACAGTTATTACAATGGCTATCACTAAACCGCCAACAATTGGCTCGGGAATGTTGTACTTTTTGAGGATGGCCACATAGTGGCAAATAATGCGCCCGATAAACAATACGGTAAGGGCCACAAGAAAAGATTCCAGTTCTCCAACTGAATAAACAGTGTCCATATATTCAAAGCCTTACAAAGAAATCGACCTATTTATTTAGTGTAGTTGGCGGTTTGCTATGTGTGAGGGTTTTATTGTTAACAATTGCTGAAGATTTAAGGTAAATCGGAAGGGTAAAGCGAGGGGGCAGAACAAATCAGCGGCAAAAATAAGGCTAAGCATTATTATGCTTAGCCTTTTATGTACTAGCGAAGAGTTACAAACTCTTCTGCGCTAGTGGGGTGAATCGCGACACAAGCGTCAAAATCAGCCTTAGTTGCGCCCATTTTCATGGCTACACCAAAGCCTTGTAAGATCTCATCCATGCCTAAGCCAATGCCGTGAAGACCTACTACTTTTTGCTCTTCGCCAGCACAGATTAGTTTCATCTTGGTTACTTGGCGGTGTTGCGTAACGGCGGTGTACATGGCTCCAAAGCTAGAGTTATACACTTTTACGTTATCTTCACCGTATTGAGCAATAGCTTCTGGCTCGGTTAAACCGATGGTGCCAATGGCTGGGTGACTAAATACTACGGTAGGGATTAAGTCATAATCCATTTTCGCGTTAGTTTGGCCATTGAATAAACGCTCAGACAATAAGCGTCCAGCTTTTACTGCTACAGGAGTCAATTCAACTTTACCGATATTGTCACCTACGGCATAAACGCCAGCAACGTTGGTATTTGAGTACTCATCAACCTTAATGTAACCACGTTCATCGGTTTCAACACCAATGCCTTCTAGGTTAATTTTGTCATTGGCGGGTTCACGGCCAATTGCCCAAATTACACTATCTACTTGCAAGCTATTACCATTTTCAAAGCTCACAACTAGGCTGTCATCAGCTTGTTTTTCAATAGCTTTTGGCGTGCTATTGGTATGTAATGTTGGCCCGTCTTCGGCCATTATCTCCACTAAGGTTTCGCTTAGCATAGGATCAAAGTTACGCAGCGGAGCATGCTTGCGAACGGCTAAATGCGTTTCGCTGCCTAGCGAGTGCAATACGCCAGCGAGCTCAACCGCAATATAACCAGCACCTAGCACCAATACTCGCTTGGGTTGCTCGGTAAGAGCAAAGAAACCGTCGGAATCAATGCCTAGCTCGGCGCCAGGAATATTAGGAATCGTCGGTCGGCCACCGGTAGCAATAAGAATGTGTTTTGCGCGGATTTGTTCGCCGTTTACTTCAACAGTATTAGCGTCGACAAACTTGGCAAAGCCGTTGATAACGGTCACGCCATTATTGCCTAACACGCGGTCATAAGAGCCATGGATACGCTTAATGTAGGCTTCGCGGCTCGCCACTAGCGTAGACCAATCGAACTTATTTACCTGAACATCAAAGCCATAGTCTGGAGCGTAGCGGTGAATGGCTTCTGCAACTTGAGCGCCGAACCACATGGCTTTTTTGGGTACACAACCCACATTTACACAGGTGCCGCCAACGTGGCGGGCTTCAACTAAGGCAACTTTTTGTCCATACATAGAGGCACGATTTGCCGAGGCGATACCGCCACTGCCTGCACCAATGCATAGGTAGTCGAATTCTCTCATTAAGGTACTCCGAATAGGGGCCGAAAACTTGCAGCAGTATAGCCTGTACTAAAGACAGATGTTAATCAGCTTTTTGCGCTTGGTAAGGCAAGCGGATAGAAAAGTGCACCCCTTCATCAGGTTTGCTATCAAAAGCAATGTGCCCTTTAAGTAGCTGAACCACTAGGTTGTAGACAATGTGTGTGCCTAAACCACTGCCGCCTTGGCCTCGTTTTGAGGTGACAAAGGGGTCAAAAATTCTCTGAGCAATGTTGCTATCTACGCCGCGTCCCGAGTCGCGATAGTCGATATGCAGTTGGTCGTCTTCTCGGTGAATGGAAATGTCGATACGTTTATCACCTTCCCAGCCTTCAAAGCCGTGTTTAACCGAGTTTAAAATCAAGTTGGAATAGATTTGAGTAAAGCTCCCAGGGAAGCTGTAAAGCTCTAAGTCATCATCACAATCAACGACTATCTCACAGCCCGAACGTCTAATTTTGTGGCCTAAGGAAGTGATTACTTGGTTAACATTCTCGTTAAGGTTAAAGGTGTAACAAGCCTCGGAGCTTTGGTCTACCGCTACTTGTTTGAAGCTGCTGATAAGGTCGGATGCACGTCTTAAGTTGTTAAGCAGTAATTCGGTAGATTGGTTGAGGTTTTGAATCAATTCTTCCATAAACTTGCGGCTTAATTTTCCGCTCTCAATATTCTTCTCTAGCTGGTTACCTTGCTCTTGCAAGTAAGAGGCGGCTGTTACACTAATGCCAATTGGCGTATTAATCTCGTGGGCAACGCCGGCCACTAAGCCACCCAACGATGCCATTTTTTCGGCTTCAACCAGAGATTGCTGAGCGTTTTTAAGCTTGTCGAAGGCGCTGGCTAATTGCAGGTTACTTTCTTCTAGTCGCTCGGTACGAGATTGCACTTTTTGCTCAAGTTCATCGTTGAGCTCTTTAATCTCTTTCTCAACGCGTTTGAGAGGAGTTACATCGTAACCAAAGGCAATCATTCGTGATACATGGTTGCCCTCGTAAAAAGGCACAAAGGTCCACAGTAGGGTGTATTGATTGTTGGCTTGATCCGTAAGAGTTAATTCTTGGTCTTGAATAACCCGCAACTGGCGCAAATCGGTTTCAATT
Coding sequences within it:
- a CDS encoding M14 family metallopeptidase translates to MYISDKFDSGNIRVVELNDPQNIQLEIKHDNQSEFFQWFHFRFEGPLEKQYRFSLLNAGQSAYAKGWQGYQVVASYDREEWFRIDTDFDGEQLHFSLLLEQPSVYFAYFAPYSYERHQDLLHTMQQDYRVNLTTLGQTLDGRDMSLLSVGDAENAKHKVWVIARQHPGETMAEWFVEGLLGNLLDQDNPLAMKLLEDTVFYVVPNMNPDGSVRGNLRTNAVGANLNREWQNPTMERSPEVFLVREKMLELGGDLFLDIHGDEDLPYNFVAGCEGIPSYNERHKLLEDTFKEAFMAISPDFQDTHGYAKDEPGQANLTIAAAWLGEQFKTLSYTIEMPFKDNADMPDEAFGWSPERAMQLGCDVLFPIKQTLAKL
- a CDS encoding c-type cytochrome, which translates into the protein MKLLNWKTLVLSICLTIVPNAFAADMSDEAIAERIKPVGEVYLDGELEVAKAPAASSGPRAGDAVYNTFCTACHSTGAAGAPKKGDSAAWAPRIAQGDQTMFDHAWKGFNAMPAKGTCGDCSEDEIKAAIAYMIE
- a CDS encoding ATP-binding protein, which gives rise to MDNNNNTPRVENSGLWQKLALNKGTNSLSLRMLSYILICSTLLALIITLIQLRYDYKQDVQVIEESIDQIEVSFLQPIAASLWNLDEEQVEVQIEGIMNLPNMQYVLVKEILGSSEVPLLARGRSADRYDLSQEFELIYQGEMVGKLFVAASLEQVYERLWQKAMLILISQTVKTLVVSIGILFIIYYVIVRHLNTIVEYTRNLDLDNLGAPLKIDTGNKTRNDELGELVNTLNQMTQKIDHEFDQKLKATEQLAHERDFSATVINASNAVIVTLDNQLNVLTANPAGVMLTGFHQEELEGQNWLSVFIDNDMREKIETDLRQLRVIQDQELTLTDQANNQYTLLWTFVPFYEGNHVSRMIAFGYDVTPLKRVEKEIKELNDELEQKVQSRTERLEESNLQLASAFDKLKNAQQSLVEAEKMASLGGLVAGVAHEINTPIGISVTAASYLQEQGNQLEKNIESGKLSRKFMEELIQNLNQSTELLLNNLRRASDLISSFKQVAVDQSSEACYTFNLNENVNQVITSLGHKIRRSGCEIVVDCDDDLELYSFPGSFTQIYSNLILNSVKHGFEGWEGDKRIDISIHREDDQLHIDYRDSGRGVDSNIAQRIFDPFVTSKRGQGGSGLGTHIVYNLVVQLLKGHIAFDSKPDEGVHFSIRLPYQAQKAD
- a CDS encoding PEP-CTERM domain protein, which produces MRIIKASMVSIGFGLLLLTQTATATVMYDQNVTNDVIFGSGNANGAFTVDRQNGIELGLRAKLRFDEFNNPQNIFNSNGDGTYQFDNIAPPTGFGFAPGSLATAIWNFEWSINSNFDGSGGTLDSLSYLLEIDFDPSAATNFIGFDPVNVSNSDNALGDNSTGNGGGLVDPTNYASLLSVYNLAQNSWNMEFAPIDFVSTEVGIFDFALTAFGPQDEVLARTSIQVINATVAEPQTLLIMLLSLAGLAWIRRKTS
- the ylqF gene encoding ribosome biogenesis GTPase YlqF; the encoded protein is MAIQWYPGHMHKAQKQIKEVMPKIDLIIEVLDARIPYSSENPMVASLRGDKPCIKVLNKSDLADPKTTALWQEYFEQEQGVKAIPLCTIQGNQTQDLLKLCRSMLPNKGGVDKPIHTMICGIPNVGKSTLINALAGRQIAKTGNEPAVTKAQQRIRLDGNIILSDTPGILWPKFDNVASGYRLAATGAVKDTAMEYDDVAAFACEYLLQAYPEQLKARYKLEELPESEVVLMEEIGRKRGCLVRGGQVDYVKAATIILNELRDATIGRITLETPEMVAVEKVETAKIVAEKEERKKMVEELQKVKKRQRRRKNS
- the gorA gene encoding glutathione-disulfide reductase, translating into MREFDYLCIGAGSGGIASANRASMYGQKVALVEARHVGGTCVNVGCVPKKAMWFGAQVAEAIHRYAPDYGFDVQVNKFDWSTLVASREAYIKRIHGSYDRVLGNNGVTVINGFAKFVDANTVEVNGEQIRAKHILIATGGRPTIPNIPGAELGIDSDGFFALTEQPKRVLVLGAGYIAVELAGVLHSLGSETHLAVRKHAPLRNFDPMLSETLVEIMAEDGPTLHTNSTPKAIEKQADDSLVVSFENGNSLQVDSVIWAIGREPANDKINLEGIGVETDERGYIKVDEYSNTNVAGVYAVGDNIGKVELTPVAVKAGRLLSERLFNGQTNAKMDYDLIPTVVFSHPAIGTIGLTEPEAIAQYGEDNVKVYNSSFGAMYTAVTQHRQVTKMKLICAGEEQKVVGLHGIGLGMDEILQGFGVAMKMGATKADFDACVAIHPTSAEEFVTLR
- the gltS gene encoding sodium/glutamate symporter; its protein translation is MDTVYSVGELESFLVALTVLFIGRIICHYVAILKKYNIPEPIVGGLVIAIVITVLKMRGIELSFALPLQDTLMLMFFATIGLAANYKLLIKGGRKVFVFLAIASLYIVLQNGLGVVLATLLGLEPMMGLFAGSITLSGGHGTGAAWSQIFADEYNIQTLEFAMAAATFGLVMGGIIGGPVGQRLINKKNLESPFSKGKSHHKTHPDLVTYSRKEEDLVTPTSVIEVLFLLLVCVVMAKIAKGLETELALSWLKMPDFVYALFFGVLIANASEFSGRYEINHECVDLLGTLSLSLFLSMALMSLRLWEIFDLALPLLIILLCQTIMIALFASYVSYRFMGGGYDSAVIAGGHCGFGLGATPTAVMNMSALVSRNGPSPPAFMVVPIVGAFFIDIVNLIVLQTYISFLS